The proteins below are encoded in one region of Geobacter sp.:
- a CDS encoding Do family serine endopeptidase, with amino-acid sequence MSRRFVFYVSLLLFPLLSAFLPATPATAKAIGPDFAQLSKKLTPSVVNISTSKVITPQRRFIRPPNQSPFDDFFDRFFEEQPQRSQKQRSLGSGFIISKDGYILTNNHVVDGADEIKVKLNNGKEFKAEIKGRDQKLDLALIKIAAKDELPACELGNSDAIEIGEWVLAIGNPFGLSETVTAGIVSAKGRVIGSGPYDDFIQTDASINPGNSGGPLFNAEGKVIGINTAIIAGGQGIGFAIPINMAKSIIPQLRDKGRVTRGWLGVQSQSVTPELAKSFGLDGEKGALVSEVVKDTPAEKAGMKSGDIILTFDGKPVHDASELSRIVAVTAPGKKVQVRILRNGKEESIDVTLEQRSDDGETSSSGDISADKLGLSVHELSKEMAATLRIKETKGVVVVDVKPGGAADDAGVIRGDVILEVNGQKVMTVQEYEKAVAGTTKGGAIRLLLRRGDTVLYVGIRVE; translated from the coding sequence ATGTCGCGACGTTTCGTCTTCTACGTCAGTCTCCTTCTCTTCCCTCTCCTGTCCGCCTTTCTGCCGGCAACCCCTGCGACCGCCAAGGCGATCGGCCCCGATTTCGCCCAGCTTTCAAAGAAACTGACCCCTTCTGTGGTAAACATCAGCACATCCAAGGTAATTACCCCCCAGAGACGCTTTATCCGTCCTCCCAACCAGAGCCCCTTTGACGATTTCTTCGACCGTTTCTTCGAGGAACAGCCCCAGCGGAGCCAGAAGCAGCGGAGTCTCGGCTCGGGATTCATCATCAGCAAGGACGGTTATATCCTGACCAACAACCATGTGGTTGACGGGGCAGACGAGATCAAGGTGAAGCTGAACAACGGCAAGGAATTCAAGGCAGAAATCAAGGGGCGGGACCAGAAGCTCGACCTGGCCCTGATCAAGATAGCCGCCAAGGATGAGCTGCCCGCCTGCGAGTTGGGGAACAGCGATGCTATCGAGATTGGCGAGTGGGTCCTGGCCATCGGCAATCCCTTCGGGCTTTCCGAGACGGTAACTGCCGGGATTGTCAGCGCCAAGGGGCGTGTCATCGGCAGCGGCCCCTATGACGATTTCATCCAGACCGATGCCTCGATCAATCCGGGCAATTCCGGGGGGCCTCTTTTTAATGCGGAGGGGAAGGTCATCGGCATCAACACCGCCATTATTGCCGGCGGACAGGGGATCGGATTTGCCATTCCCATCAACATGGCCAAATCGATCATTCCGCAGCTGCGGGACAAAGGCAGGGTCACCCGCGGCTGGCTCGGTGTCCAGTCGCAGTCGGTGACCCCGGAGTTGGCAAAATCATTTGGTCTTGATGGAGAAAAGGGTGCCCTCGTCTCCGAGGTCGTCAAGGATACCCCTGCGGAGAAGGCCGGCATGAAAAGTGGCGACATCATCCTGACCTTCGATGGCAAGCCCGTACATGATGCCAGTGAATTGTCCCGCATTGTAGCGGTGACTGCTCCGGGCAAAAAGGTGCAGGTCAGGATCCTCCGCAACGGGAAAGAGGAGTCGATTGACGTTACCCTGGAGCAGCGCTCGGATGATGGTGAAACCTCATCATCCGGCGACATTTCGGCGGACAAGCTTGGTTTGAGCGTCCACGAGCTCAGTAAGGAGATGGCAGCGACCCTCAGGATCAAGGAAACCAAGGGGGTCGTCGTTGTTGATGTGAAGCCTGGCGGTGCAGCCGATGATGCCGGCGTTATTCGCGGAGATGTTATCCTTGAGGTGAACGGGCAGAAAGTCATGACCGTGCAGGAGTATGAAAAGGCGGTTGCGGGGACGACGAAGGGTGGTGCGATCCGGCTTCTGCTGCGGCGGGGGGACACAGTCCTTTACGTGGGGATCAGGGTCGAATAG
- a CDS encoding response regulator, with the protein MKILVVEDEKKVSSFIKRGLEEEKYEVDTAYDGDEGLKLALAGQYDALILDWMLPKQDGLSVLRELRANKRTTPVLMLTAKDTVEDIVAGLDSGSDDYLTKPFAFAELLARVRALLRRSEMDRGAELRFADLRIDPVTHKVWRGEKEIDLTAKEYALLEYFMRNPNQVLTRTMIADHVWDYTFDSFTNIIDVYVNYLRKKIDRDADKKLIHTVRGVGYILKEED; encoded by the coding sequence ATGAAAATTCTTGTAGTCGAAGACGAAAAAAAGGTATCGAGCTTTATCAAGCGTGGACTCGAGGAAGAGAAATACGAAGTGGACACGGCATACGACGGCGATGAAGGCCTCAAGCTTGCCCTTGCGGGCCAGTATGATGCTCTCATCCTCGATTGGATGCTTCCCAAGCAGGACGGACTCAGCGTCCTCAGGGAGCTTCGCGCCAATAAGCGGACAACACCGGTTTTGATGCTCACGGCGAAAGATACGGTCGAGGATATCGTTGCCGGGCTCGACTCCGGATCCGACGACTACCTGACCAAGCCGTTCGCCTTTGCCGAACTGCTCGCCAGGGTCAGGGCACTGCTCCGTCGCAGCGAAATGGACCGCGGTGCAGAACTCCGCTTTGCCGACCTCCGGATCGACCCGGTGACCCACAAGGTCTGGCGTGGCGAGAAGGAGATTGATCTCACTGCCAAAGAGTATGCACTGCTCGAATATTTCATGCGCAATCCCAACCAGGTTCTTACCAGAACCATGATCGCCGATCATGTCTGGGATTACACCTTTGACAGCTTCACCAACATCATTGACGTCTATGTCAATTACCTGCGCAAGAAGATAGACCGCGATGCCGACAAGAAGCTTATCCATACGGTACGGGGGGTAGGTTATATCCTGAAAGAGGAAGATTGA
- a CDS encoding ribonuclease D — MTFEMITTTAALEKAVTRLTGEPFLACDLEADSQHHYREQVCLLQIACPGQTYVVDPLACPDLSLLKPIFADPGVCKVFHGADYDVRSLHRDFGITMTNLFDTMIACQFLGEPEVGLAAVLKKRYGAELDKRYQQADWTRRPLSPEMLDYAVKDTSLLIPLYGQLSAELADKGRLEWVREECALLTQVRMAERGDEPLFLRFKGAAKMSPATLAVLEELLRFRDVEAQRRDVPLFKVLGAETLRELAERKPASAVELQGISGLSSRLVERYGQGLLAAVARGVAVNSSRLPGYPHMARIRRTKTQETQLKRLKLWREKKASELGMSPGLVANNALLESLVEGEKATPGTGAARISGLKNWQYAAFGEELAELLGSGD, encoded by the coding sequence ATGACTTTTGAGATGATAACGACCACTGCCGCCCTGGAGAAGGCGGTGACGCGCCTGACCGGAGAACCTTTTCTGGCATGCGATCTGGAAGCGGATTCGCAGCACCACTATCGGGAGCAGGTCTGCCTTCTGCAGATCGCCTGCCCGGGGCAGACGTATGTCGTGGACCCGCTTGCCTGCCCTGACCTGTCGCTGCTCAAGCCGATCTTTGCCGATCCGGGAGTCTGCAAGGTTTTTCACGGTGCCGACTACGACGTGCGCTCGCTGCACCGGGATTTCGGCATTACCATGACCAATCTCTTCGACACCATGATCGCCTGCCAGTTTCTGGGCGAGCCTGAAGTGGGCCTGGCCGCGGTACTGAAGAAGCGGTACGGGGCCGAACTGGACAAGCGGTACCAGCAGGCCGACTGGACGAGGCGGCCCCTGTCTCCGGAGATGCTCGATTACGCCGTAAAGGATACCAGTCTGCTCATCCCGCTGTATGGGCAGCTTTCGGCAGAACTTGCAGACAAAGGGCGATTGGAGTGGGTCAGGGAGGAGTGTGCGCTGCTGACCCAGGTCCGGATGGCCGAACGCGGCGACGAGCCGCTCTTTCTCCGCTTCAAGGGGGCGGCAAAGATGAGCCCTGCTACGCTGGCCGTCCTGGAGGAGCTGCTCAGGTTCCGCGATGTCGAGGCGCAGCGCCGCGACGTGCCGCTGTTCAAGGTTCTCGGAGCTGAGACGCTGAGAGAACTGGCGGAACGCAAGCCGGCCAGTGCGGTTGAACTGCAGGGGATAAGCGGCCTTTCGTCGCGGCTGGTGGAACGGTACGGGCAGGGATTGCTGGCAGCGGTTGCACGGGGGGTCGCGGTGAATTCCTCTCGCCTTCCCGGCTATCCCCATATGGCGCGGATTAGGCGCACCAAGACCCAGGAAACGCAGCTAAAGCGTCTCAAGCTCTGGCGTGAGAAGAAGGCATCCGAGTTGGGCATGTCGCCGGGGTTGGTGGCGAATAACGCATTGCTGGAGTCGTTGGTGGAGGGTGAAAAGGCCACCCCTGGTACAGGGGCGGCCAGGATATCCGGACTCAAGAATTGGCAGTACGCTGCCTTTGGGGAAGAATTGGCAGAGCTTCTCGGCAGCGGTGACTGA
- a CDS encoding amidohydrolase, which yields MRAESVKDTICAVVEQRRSEFIAIAAELFAHPEIGLEEHRASQLLADLLGREGFSVQTGVAGLSTAFCARRGTAGPTIAILAEMDALPELGHACGHNIIAAAAMGAAVALCSSIPEEVARIVVLGTPAEEQGIGKIELIKAGFFDDVDFAMMVHPSSRRYVTKGYLGLARVRFVFHGKPAHAAAYPEEGINALDGVIQTFNGINALRQQCRQDVRIHGIITDGGVAPNIIPARAACSFYVRADELGEVHHAMERVVACAEGAAIATGCRLEVHADPRIMAPFRIIEPFAELYAEQLRVLGLEEDTVPIDRNRGSSDIGNVSQIVPTIHPHVPIGEGINIHSSDFARATVSPKGELAVLEGAKAMAMTAAELVFQPQLRALIVAAFNKS from the coding sequence GTGAGAGCAGAAAGCGTCAAGGATACCATCTGTGCCGTTGTCGAGCAGCGGCGTTCTGAATTCATCGCCATTGCCGCGGAACTCTTCGCGCATCCGGAGATCGGTCTGGAAGAGCACCGGGCATCGCAACTGCTCGCCGACCTGTTGGGGCGGGAAGGGTTTAGCGTACAGACCGGTGTTGCCGGCTTGTCGACCGCCTTTTGTGCCCGTCGCGGCACTGCCGGGCCGACCATAGCGATACTAGCGGAGATGGACGCACTTCCCGAGCTGGGGCATGCCTGTGGCCACAATATCATTGCTGCCGCAGCAATGGGCGCGGCTGTTGCCCTCTGCAGCAGCATCCCCGAGGAAGTTGCCCGCATCGTTGTACTCGGCACGCCGGCCGAGGAGCAGGGGATCGGCAAGATCGAGCTGATCAAGGCAGGTTTCTTTGACGATGTGGACTTTGCCATGATGGTTCATCCCTCGTCGCGTCGTTACGTGACCAAGGGGTATCTGGGGCTGGCCCGGGTCAGGTTTGTCTTCCACGGCAAACCAGCCCATGCCGCTGCCTATCCCGAAGAGGGGATCAACGCTCTTGACGGCGTCATCCAGACCTTTAACGGCATCAACGCCCTGCGTCAGCAGTGCAGGCAGGATGTCCGGATTCACGGGATCATCACTGACGGCGGGGTTGCCCCCAATATCATTCCGGCCCGTGCCGCCTGCAGCTTTTATGTCCGTGCTGATGAACTGGGAGAGGTCCACCATGCCATGGAGCGGGTGGTTGCCTGTGCTGAAGGGGCTGCCATTGCCACCGGCTGTCGCCTGGAGGTGCATGCCGACCCCAGGATCATGGCGCCGTTCCGTATTATCGAGCCTTTTGCCGAGCTGTACGCCGAACAGCTCCGGGTTCTCGGGCTTGAGGAAGACACGGTCCCCATCGACCGTAACCGGGGTTCGTCGGATATCGGCAATGTCTCGCAGATCGTGCCGACCATTCATCCTCATGTGCCCATTGGCGAAGGGATCAATATTCACAGTAGTGACTTTGCCCGGGCTACGGTATCGCCCAAGGGCGAACTGGCGGTGCTGGAAGGTGCCAAGGCCATGGCCATGACCGCTGCAGAACTGGTTTTTCAGCCGCAACTACGGGCATTGATCGTTGCTGCGTTCAACAAATCTTGA
- the prmA gene encoding 50S ribosomal protein L11 methyltransferase: protein MSAAWAEVACRVPDALIDQVTDFLVELTGTGVCIDNQILDTFSLDTVTESSVKTVKAYLATGIDLERQLAEITVYLNSLASAQSDFVPSPPAVTIINQEDWANNWKEHFHTSRIGQHLIIKPSWESFTAESSDIVIELDPGMAFGTGTHATTRLCLEALERIFNRTPPLDAPLPQTPPTVLDVGTGSGVLSIAARKLGAGRLVAVDIDPEAVGVAQENLAQNGVAGDLEISTTPLSQITETFGIILANILAEDLIRLCPDLCPRLVPGGLLILSGILTEREEAVTAAYADSPLTQVEVTRQDEWSCLVYRREQ from the coding sequence ATGTCAGCAGCATGGGCCGAAGTGGCCTGCCGGGTTCCCGATGCCCTGATCGACCAAGTGACCGATTTTCTGGTGGAACTCACCGGCACCGGTGTTTGCATCGACAATCAGATACTGGACACCTTCTCGCTCGACACGGTAACGGAATCTTCCGTGAAAACGGTTAAGGCGTATCTGGCAACCGGCATCGACCTGGAGCGTCAGCTTGCCGAAATCACCGTCTACCTCAACTCACTTGCCAGCGCCCAATCCGATTTTGTCCCGTCCCCCCCTGCAGTGACGATCATCAATCAGGAAGACTGGGCAAACAACTGGAAAGAACACTTCCACACCAGCCGCATCGGTCAACACCTTATCATCAAGCCATCGTGGGAGTCCTTCACTGCCGAATCGTCCGACATTGTCATCGAACTCGATCCGGGCATGGCCTTCGGCACGGGCACCCATGCGACCACCCGCCTCTGCCTGGAGGCACTGGAGCGGATATTCAATCGCACTCCCCCCCTTGATGCGCCTCTCCCCCAGACGCCGCCCACAGTCCTCGATGTCGGAACCGGGTCGGGAGTCCTCTCCATTGCTGCACGGAAACTCGGAGCAGGCCGACTGGTGGCCGTCGACATCGACCCAGAAGCGGTCGGGGTGGCACAGGAAAACCTGGCCCAGAATGGAGTGGCAGGGGACCTGGAAATCTCCACGACTCCGTTGTCCCAGATTACGGAAACGTTTGGCATTATTCTGGCCAACATCCTCGCCGAAGACCTGATCCGGCTCTGCCCCGACCTCTGCCCCCGGCTCGTGCCGGGAGGGCTGCTGATTCTGTCGGGAATCCTGACTGAACGTGAAGAAGCGGTAACAGCGGCCTATGCCGATTCCCCCCTGACCCAGGTGGAGGTCACGCGCCAGGACGAGTGGAGTTGCCTCGTTTACCGCCGGGAACAGTGA
- a CDS encoding PHP domain-containing protein — MQIIADLHTHTIASGHAYSTVNELAAAAADKGLQALAITDHGPALPGGPHLYHFGAMRFIPSDIKGVRILLGCEANILNLDGEIDIPDHYLHRLDFVMAGFHEDCGFDNQGMLRNTQALKNAMESKRLHAVSHPGNPLFPVDYDEIVLTAVRTGTALEINNSSFGMSRCGSRPNCENLARLIARHGALVAVGSDAHIAQNVGIFDQALAVIAEAGISEAQVVNSSPDRLETFLNSRG, encoded by the coding sequence ATGCAGATCATTGCCGACCTCCATACCCACACCATCGCTTCGGGACACGCCTACTCCACGGTCAACGAGCTGGCCGCAGCAGCCGCAGACAAGGGGTTGCAGGCACTGGCCATTACCGATCACGGCCCAGCACTCCCCGGAGGTCCGCACCTCTACCATTTCGGGGCGATGCGCTTTATCCCCAGCGACATCAAAGGCGTCCGCATACTGCTGGGATGCGAGGCCAATATCCTGAATCTGGACGGCGAGATCGACATCCCCGACCACTACCTCCACCGGCTCGACTTCGTCATGGCGGGCTTCCACGAGGACTGTGGATTCGACAACCAGGGGATGCTTCGCAACACGCAGGCCCTCAAGAACGCCATGGAGAGCAAACGGCTCCACGCTGTTTCCCATCCGGGAAACCCGCTTTTCCCGGTCGACTATGACGAGATCGTGCTGACCGCCGTACGGACCGGAACGGCCCTGGAGATCAATAACTCGTCATTCGGCATGAGCCGGTGCGGCAGCCGGCCCAACTGCGAGAATCTGGCCCGTCTCATTGCCCGCCACGGGGCACTGGTTGCGGTGGGAAGCGACGCACATATCGCCCAGAACGTGGGAATCTTCGACCAGGCATTGGCAGTCATTGCAGAAGCCGGGATCAGCGAAGCGCAGGTCGTCAACAGCTCCCCCGACCGGCTCGAAACATTTCTCAACAGCAGGGGATAA
- a CDS encoding HAMP domain-containing protein translates to MLLFSSFVYLTIRADIYKESDREIQTLAEALASPTMEPFRMAAPSVFDQVLEDFFGPKIDGKFVQLFDQHGTVTAASKNLNQMRLPLSLPTFQKVAHGKVIRETQTIDGLPPMRIVTMPVFADQKLVSIVQVGTSLNEKVETLRKLLIVFCISIPLGILFLCGGGWFLAGQALKPVDLITRSAQRITAENLSQRLVVLNPNDEIGRLAETFNSTLERLEASFNRTRRFFTDISHELRTPLTIIRGEAEVGLKWAKEPEEFREIIQSTLDEVKWMSGIVESLLELSRAEEGGLHLEMQELDLCEFLATLVHELNQQAQLHEQGKVVDFIPAGQAWVQGDQRRLRQIFMNLLDNALKFTPADTSVRVELTPRDGSVSVAVIDKGPGIPPDDLPHIFERFYRVDKARNRSDGGSGLGLSLVKTLTEAHSGWIEVSSSSATGSTFVVSLPTIPVPQPIHSKTS, encoded by the coding sequence ATGCTGCTGTTCAGCAGTTTCGTCTATCTGACGATCAGGGCTGATATTTACAAAGAGTCTGATCGGGAAATCCAGACCCTGGCCGAGGCGCTTGCCAGTCCCACCATGGAGCCGTTCCGTATGGCGGCTCCATCTGTTTTCGATCAGGTTCTGGAAGATTTCTTCGGCCCGAAGATTGACGGAAAGTTTGTCCAGCTTTTCGATCAACACGGTACCGTAACGGCTGCTTCGAAGAACCTCAACCAGATGCGGCTCCCGCTTTCACTTCCCACCTTTCAGAAGGTTGCCCACGGCAAGGTCATTCGCGAGACACAGACCATCGACGGTCTGCCGCCGATGCGAATCGTTACCATGCCGGTATTTGCCGATCAGAAGCTGGTTTCCATCGTTCAGGTCGGGACTTCGCTCAACGAGAAAGTCGAAACCCTGCGCAAGCTGCTGATTGTCTTCTGCATTTCCATCCCCCTTGGCATCCTGTTTCTCTGCGGCGGAGGCTGGTTCCTGGCGGGACAGGCGCTCAAACCGGTCGATCTCATAACCAGGAGCGCGCAACGGATAACCGCGGAGAACCTGAGCCAACGGCTGGTCGTGCTCAATCCCAACGATGAGATCGGGCGGCTGGCCGAGACCTTCAACTCTACGCTCGAACGTCTTGAGGCCTCCTTCAACAGGACCAGGAGGTTTTTCACCGACATCTCCCATGAGCTGCGGACTCCGCTCACCATCATCCGCGGCGAGGCCGAAGTCGGGCTCAAGTGGGCAAAGGAGCCGGAGGAGTTCCGTGAAATCATCCAGAGCACCCTGGATGAGGTCAAGTGGATGTCCGGCATTGTCGAGTCGCTTCTCGAACTCTCCAGGGCCGAGGAAGGGGGGTTACACCTTGAAATGCAGGAGCTCGACCTCTGTGAGTTCCTTGCCACCCTTGTTCATGAACTCAACCAGCAGGCACAGCTCCATGAGCAGGGCAAGGTGGTCGACTTTATCCCCGCGGGACAGGCCTGGGTGCAGGGGGATCAGCGCAGGCTTCGCCAGATTTTCATGAATCTTCTGGACAATGCCTTGAAATTCACCCCTGCCGATACCAGCGTCAGGGTCGAATTGACCCCGAGGGATGGCAGCGTCAGCGTGGCTGTCATCGACAAGGGGCCGGGGATCCCACCGGACGATCTGCCGCATATTTTCGAACGGTTTTATCGTGTCGACAAGGCGCGCAACAGAAGCGACGGAGGCAGCGGCCTCGGCCTCTCCCTGGTAAAAACCCTCACAGAGGCGCACAGCGGCTGGATTGAAGTGTCCAGCTCATCTGCAACCGGGAGCACTTTTGTCGTGTCACTCCCCACAATCCCCGTCCCACAGCCCATCCATTCCAAGACCAGTTGA
- the ppsR gene encoding pyruvate, phosphate dikinase/phosphoenolpyruvate synthase regulator, producing the protein MLISDPEKEGVSTHLYLLSDATGETVERVVRAALSQFKSVGVKFHRLSGLRTRADIDEALNVPIHQPGLIIYTLVNPHLAQYLRNAVEDHGLDAIDLISPLLYKLSDLLGLAPREEPGLLHQVDTEYFKRVEAVNFTVKQDDGQELRHLYRADMVLVGVSRTSKTPLSIYLAHKGYKIANVPLVKGIDPPPELFEIDQKRVVGLLIDAKRLVELRSARLRNLRQNPRASYADFEEIEEELEWCRRIFRRNPQWQVIDVTNKSVEESAAEILRKLNIGFAV; encoded by the coding sequence ATGCTTATAAGTGATCCTGAAAAAGAGGGTGTCAGCACCCACCTGTACCTGTTGTCGGATGCAACGGGCGAGACCGTGGAACGGGTGGTCCGGGCGGCCCTGTCTCAGTTCAAGAGCGTGGGGGTAAAGTTCCACCGTTTGAGCGGTCTCAGAACCCGTGCAGATATCGATGAGGCCCTGAACGTCCCGATACATCAGCCGGGCCTGATTATCTACACGCTGGTCAATCCCCATCTGGCCCAGTACCTGCGGAATGCCGTCGAGGATCATGGGCTCGATGCCATTGACCTGATCAGCCCTCTGCTTTACAAACTCTCCGACCTGCTCGGCCTTGCCCCTCGCGAGGAGCCGGGACTGCTGCACCAGGTCGACACGGAGTATTTCAAGCGGGTTGAGGCAGTGAATTTTACCGTCAAGCAGGACGATGGCCAGGAACTTCGGCATCTCTACCGTGCAGACATGGTCCTGGTGGGTGTTTCCCGTACCTCCAAGACCCCGCTGTCGATCTACCTGGCCCATAAGGGTTATAAGATAGCGAACGTTCCCTTGGTCAAAGGGATCGACCCGCCGCCGGAACTGTTCGAGATCGATCAGAAAAGGGTCGTCGGGTTGCTGATCGACGCCAAACGGCTGGTGGAACTCCGCTCGGCCCGCCTGCGCAATCTGCGGCAGAACCCGCGGGCAAGCTATGCAGATTTTGAGGAGATAGAGGAAGAACTGGAGTGGTGCCGCAGGATTTTCAGGCGGAATCCTCAGTGGCAGGTGATCGATGTGACCAACAAGTCGGTCGAGGAGTCTGCTGCAGAGATACTGCGCAAACTGAACATCGGGTTTGCGGTCTGA
- a CDS encoding 16S rRNA (uracil(1498)-N(3))-methyltransferase: MRRFLVSPELLASQSFAIEGELYRHMIKVLRLNVGDRVRLFDGNGQEGTAVILGIGPRDLTVTLESPPTAHLTQTLAITLIQGLPKGEKGDLIVQKATELGVSSIVAFPAQRSVVKIAADQRAQRQARWQRIADEAARQSRRSSIPSVVLAESLPSVLERSVDTMKLLLWEGEQQHHLKEALSAPLAPASIAILVGPEGGITDSEAGLAVSHGFTAVSLGPRILRTETAGLAMLAILQYHWGDMG, encoded by the coding sequence GTGCGACGTTTCCTGGTGAGCCCCGAGCTTCTCGCCAGCCAGTCATTCGCCATCGAAGGCGAGTTGTACCGCCATATGATCAAGGTTCTCCGCCTCAATGTCGGCGACAGGGTCAGGCTCTTTGATGGAAACGGACAAGAGGGAACCGCCGTCATCCTGGGGATCGGCCCCCGAGACCTGACTGTAACGCTGGAAAGCCCCCCGACGGCACATCTCACGCAGACCCTTGCCATTACCCTGATCCAGGGCCTCCCCAAAGGAGAAAAAGGCGACCTGATCGTCCAGAAAGCAACCGAGCTGGGCGTCAGTTCCATTGTTGCCTTTCCAGCCCAACGTTCCGTGGTGAAGATCGCTGCAGACCAGAGAGCCCAGCGCCAGGCCCGCTGGCAAAGAATTGCCGATGAAGCTGCCCGGCAATCCCGGCGCAGCTCGATTCCCTCGGTAGTGCTGGCGGAAAGCCTCCCTTCGGTGCTTGAGAGGTCAGTCGACACCATGAAACTCCTGCTCTGGGAAGGGGAACAACAGCACCATCTCAAGGAAGCGCTGTCCGCCCCTTTGGCACCGGCATCTATTGCCATCCTGGTCGGACCGGAAGGGGGAATCACCGACAGTGAGGCAGGATTGGCCGTCAGCCATGGTTTCACCGCTGTCTCGCTCGGCCCGCGCATCCTGCGCACCGAAACCGCGGGGTTGGCGATGCTCGCCATTCTTCAGTACCACTGGGGGGATATGGGGTAA
- the mqnC gene encoding dehypoxanthine futalosine cyclase produces MLAAITEHLAAGLPLTRAEALWLLTEADLLQVGRLADAIRRRLHPDRLVTFVVDRNVNYTNICESKCSFCAFYRDEGSSDAFVLAEAVIYEKIAELVAQGGTQLLMQGGLHPQLGIDWFERLFREIKRRFPTVQNHSLSPAEITQIARVSHLGIRETLQRLKEAGLDSVPGGGAEILVDRVRQEISPKKIGWEGWAAVMREAALLGMPTTATMMFGSRETAADIVEHIFRVRELQAGGGSFTAFIPWTYQPGNTELGGKTATGVEYLKVLALSRIILDNIPNLQASWVTQGAKMAQVALFFGANDLGGTMLEENVVAAAGCRFRMSMAEMVALIHGGGFRAAQRTTLYDIIREC; encoded by the coding sequence ATGCTGGCCGCGATCACGGAACATCTTGCTGCAGGTCTGCCGCTGACCCGGGCCGAAGCGCTCTGGCTGCTCACCGAGGCGGATCTTCTGCAGGTCGGCAGACTGGCCGATGCGATCCGGCGCCGGCTCCACCCGGACAGACTGGTTACTTTCGTGGTGGACCGGAATGTCAACTACACCAACATCTGTGAGTCCAAATGCTCGTTCTGCGCCTTCTACCGGGATGAAGGTTCCAGCGATGCCTTTGTCCTGGCAGAAGCGGTCATCTACGAAAAGATCGCCGAGTTGGTTGCCCAGGGGGGGACGCAGCTCCTGATGCAGGGGGGGCTCCATCCGCAGCTCGGCATCGACTGGTTCGAGCGGCTGTTTCGGGAGATCAAGCGCCGCTTCCCGACGGTGCAGAACCATTCCCTGTCGCCGGCGGAGATCACCCAGATCGCTCGCGTATCGCATCTCGGCATCCGGGAGACGCTGCAGCGGCTGAAGGAGGCCGGTCTCGATTCGGTCCCCGGCGGCGGTGCCGAGATCCTGGTGGACAGGGTCCGCCAGGAGATCTCGCCCAAGAAGATCGGCTGGGAGGGATGGGCTGCGGTGATGCGGGAGGCTGCCCTGCTCGGCATGCCGACCACGGCGACCATGATGTTCGGGAGCAGGGAGACTGCCGCGGATATCGTGGAGCATATCTTCCGGGTGCGGGAGCTGCAAGCCGGCGGGGGAAGCTTCACCGCCTTCATCCCCTGGACCTACCAGCCGGGAAACACCGAATTGGGTGGGAAGACCGCCACGGGAGTCGAGTACCTGAAGGTGCTGGCGCTCTCCCGGATCATCCTGGACAACATCCCCAACCTCCAGGCGAGTTGGGTGACCCAGGGGGCGAAGATGGCCCAGGTGGCCCTGTTTTTCGGTGCCAATGACTTGGGAGGTACCATGCTGGAGGAGAATGTGGTTGCCGCTGCCGGATGCCGGTTCAGGATGAGCATGGCGGAGATGGTGGCGCTCATCCATGGAGGAGGTTTCAGGGCTGCCCAGCGGACGACCCTGTATGACATTATCCGGGAATGTTGA